The following are encoded in a window of Choloepus didactylus isolate mChoDid1 chromosome 17, mChoDid1.pri, whole genome shotgun sequence genomic DNA:
- the IL1R1 gene encoding interleukin-1 receptor type 1 isoform X3, which produces MTVLLRIVCFIALLISYHKADECKEHEEQVISVFSANKIDVRPCLPNVDNDKVTIIWYKNDSRTLISMKQDSRIHQHKDKIWFVPAKVEDSGHYYCVVRNSTYCLRIKITAKVVENEPNLCYSAQATFPQKLPISEDGRIVCPFMNFFKDENNEFPHIHWYKDCKPLLGNINFIGVENKLIVRNVTEESKGNYTCHASYTHLGKQYHVTRVIELTTMAEELNLRAAQ; this is translated from the exons ATGACAGTGCTACTCAGAATTGTTTGTTTCATAGCTCTACTCATTTCTTATCACAAGGCTG ATGAATGCAAGGAACATGAAGAACAAGTAATTTCAGTTTTCTCTGCAAATAAAATTGATGTTCGTCCGTGTCTTCCTAACGTGGATAACGACAAAGTCACTATAATTTGGTATAAAAACGACAGCAGGACACTTATTTCTATGAAACAAGACAGCAGGATTCATCAGCACAAAGATAAAATTTGGTTTGTTCCTGCTAAGGTGGAGGATTCAGGACATTACTATTGTGTGGTAAG aaaTTCAACTTACTGCCTCAGAATTAAAATAACTGCAAAAGTTGTGGAGAATGAGCCTAACTTGTGTTACAGTGCACAAGCTACATTTCCACAGAAGCTACCTATTTCAGAAGATGGAAGAATTGTGTGcccttttatgaatttttttaaagatgaaaataatgagTTCCCCCACATACATTGGTATAag GATTGCAAACCTTTACTTGGCAATATAAACTTTATTGGAGTAGAAAATAAACTCATCGTGAGGAACGTGACCGAAGAGTCTAAAGGGAACTATACTTGTCATGCATCCTACACACACTTGGGAAAGCAATATCACGTCACCCGGGTGATAGAACTTACTACCATGG CGGAGGAACTAAACCTAAGAGCAGCTCAGTAG
- the IL1R1 gene encoding interleukin-1 receptor type 1 isoform X1 encodes MTVLLRIVCFIALLISYHKADECKEHEEQVISVFSANKIDVRPCLPNVDNDKVTIIWYKNDSRTLISMKQDSRIHQHKDKIWFVPAKVEDSGHYYCVVRNSTYCLRIKITAKVVENEPNLCYSAQATFPQKLPISEDGRIVCPFMNFFKDENNEFPHIHWYKDCKPLLGNINFIGVENKLIVRNVTEESKGNYTCHASYTHLGKQYHVTRVIELTTMEENKSVRPVIVRPVNETMEVELGSQAQLICNVTGLVSDAVYWKWNGSDIDEDDPLLVEDFKTMDIPSTKKRKTIILMLNISEVESRFYLYPFTCLAMNIAGENAAYIQLIHPAARDFQKHVIGVFVMFTVAITCSVFIYKIFKVDIVLWYRDFFYDFLPPKVPDGKTYDAYILYPKILGEEATSNSDIFVFEVLPEVLEKQCGYKLFILGRDDYVGEDIVLVTDENVKKSRRLMIILVREMLGFRSLGSSSEEQIAIYNALVQDGIKVVLLELEKIQDYEKMPESIKFIKQKHGVIRWSGNFTKEFQSAKTRFWKNVRYHMPARQHPLSSKHKLLSPAPGPDSKDRLQEIHIPLG; translated from the exons ATGACAGTGCTACTCAGAATTGTTTGTTTCATAGCTCTACTCATTTCTTATCACAAGGCTG ATGAATGCAAGGAACATGAAGAACAAGTAATTTCAGTTTTCTCTGCAAATAAAATTGATGTTCGTCCGTGTCTTCCTAACGTGGATAACGACAAAGTCACTATAATTTGGTATAAAAACGACAGCAGGACACTTATTTCTATGAAACAAGACAGCAGGATTCATCAGCACAAAGATAAAATTTGGTTTGTTCCTGCTAAGGTGGAGGATTCAGGACATTACTATTGTGTGGTAAG aaaTTCAACTTACTGCCTCAGAATTAAAATAACTGCAAAAGTTGTGGAGAATGAGCCTAACTTGTGTTACAGTGCACAAGCTACATTTCCACAGAAGCTACCTATTTCAGAAGATGGAAGAATTGTGTGcccttttatgaatttttttaaagatgaaaataatgagTTCCCCCACATACATTGGTATAag GATTGCAAACCTTTACTTGGCAATATAAACTTTATTGGAGTAGAAAATAAACTCATCGTGAGGAACGTGACCGAAGAGTCTAAAGGGAACTATACTTGTCATGCATCCTACACACACTTGGGAAAGCAATATCACGTCACCCGGGTGATAGAACTTACTACCATGG aggaAAACAAGTCCGTTAGGCCTGTGATTGTGAGACCAGTTAATGAGACAATGGAAGTGGAGTTGG GTTCCCAGGCACAATTGATATGCAATGTCACTGGCCTAGTGAGTGACGCCGTCTACTGGAAGTGGAATGGGTCAGATATTGATGAAGATGATCCATTGCTGGTGGAAGACTTTAAAAC AATGGACATTCCTTCAACCAAAAAACGGAAAACAATAATCTTAATGCTTAATATTTCAGAAGTAGAAAGTAGGTTTTATCTATATCCATTTACCTGTTTAGCCATGAATATAGCTGGTGAAAATGCAGCATATATCCAATTAATACATCCAG ctGCACGTGATTTCCAGAAGCATGTAATTGGTGTATTCGTCATGTTTACGGTAGCGATTACATGCTCTGTTTTCATCTACAAAATCTTCAAGGTTGACATTGTGCTTTGGTACAGGGATTTCTTCTATGATTTTCTCCCCCCAAAAG TTCCAGATGGAAAGACCTATGATGCCTACATACTGTATCCCAAGATCCTTGGGGAGGAGGCCACCTCCAACTCAGATATTTTTGTGTTTGAAGTCTTGCCTGAGGTCTTGGAAAAACAGTGTGGATATAAGCTGTTCATTCTTGGAAGGGATGATTATGTTGGGGAAG ACATTGTCCTGGTCACtgatgaaaatgtaaagaaaagcaGAAGACTGATGATCATTTTAGTCAGAGAAATGTTGGGATTCAGAAGTCTAGGGAGTTCATCTGAGGAGCAAATAGCTATATATAATGCCCTCGTTCaagatggaattaaagttgtccTACTTGAGCTGGAGAAAATCCAAGACTACGAGAAAATGCCAGAGTCCATTAAATTCATTAAGCAGAAGCACGGGGTCATACGATGGTCAGGGAACTTTACTAAGGAATTTCAGTCTGCAAAGACAAGGTTCTGGAAAAACGTAAGGTACCACATGCCAGCTCGGCAGCATCCACTTTCATCCAAGCACAAGTTGCTGTCTCCAGCCCCGGGGCCGGACTCCAAGGACAGACTGCAAGAAATCCACATACCCCTTGGGTAG
- the IL1R1 gene encoding interleukin-1 receptor type 1 isoform X2 has product MEVELGSQAQLICNVTGLVSDAVYWKWNGSDIDEDDPLLVEDFKTMDIPSTKKRKTIILMLNISEVESRFYLYPFTCLAMNIAGENAAYIQLIHPAARDFQKHVIGVFVMFTVAITCSVFIYKIFKVDIVLWYRDFFYDFLPPKVPDGKTYDAYILYPKILGEEATSNSDIFVFEVLPEVLEKQCGYKLFILGRDDYVGEDIVLVTDENVKKSRRLMIILVREMLGFRSLGSSSEEQIAIYNALVQDGIKVVLLELEKIQDYEKMPESIKFIKQKHGVIRWSGNFTKEFQSAKTRFWKNVRYHMPARQHPLSSKHKLLSPAPGPDSKDRLQEIHIPLG; this is encoded by the exons ATGGAAGTGGAGTTGG GTTCCCAGGCACAATTGATATGCAATGTCACTGGCCTAGTGAGTGACGCCGTCTACTGGAAGTGGAATGGGTCAGATATTGATGAAGATGATCCATTGCTGGTGGAAGACTTTAAAAC AATGGACATTCCTTCAACCAAAAAACGGAAAACAATAATCTTAATGCTTAATATTTCAGAAGTAGAAAGTAGGTTTTATCTATATCCATTTACCTGTTTAGCCATGAATATAGCTGGTGAAAATGCAGCATATATCCAATTAATACATCCAG ctGCACGTGATTTCCAGAAGCATGTAATTGGTGTATTCGTCATGTTTACGGTAGCGATTACATGCTCTGTTTTCATCTACAAAATCTTCAAGGTTGACATTGTGCTTTGGTACAGGGATTTCTTCTATGATTTTCTCCCCCCAAAAG TTCCAGATGGAAAGACCTATGATGCCTACATACTGTATCCCAAGATCCTTGGGGAGGAGGCCACCTCCAACTCAGATATTTTTGTGTTTGAAGTCTTGCCTGAGGTCTTGGAAAAACAGTGTGGATATAAGCTGTTCATTCTTGGAAGGGATGATTATGTTGGGGAAG ACATTGTCCTGGTCACtgatgaaaatgtaaagaaaagcaGAAGACTGATGATCATTTTAGTCAGAGAAATGTTGGGATTCAGAAGTCTAGGGAGTTCATCTGAGGAGCAAATAGCTATATATAATGCCCTCGTTCaagatggaattaaagttgtccTACTTGAGCTGGAGAAAATCCAAGACTACGAGAAAATGCCAGAGTCCATTAAATTCATTAAGCAGAAGCACGGGGTCATACGATGGTCAGGGAACTTTACTAAGGAATTTCAGTCTGCAAAGACAAGGTTCTGGAAAAACGTAAGGTACCACATGCCAGCTCGGCAGCATCCACTTTCATCCAAGCACAAGTTGCTGTCTCCAGCCCCGGGGCCGGACTCCAAGGACAGACTGCAAGAAATCCACATACCCCTTGGGTAG